A section of the Festucalex cinctus isolate MCC-2025b chromosome 9, RoL_Fcin_1.0, whole genome shotgun sequence genome encodes:
- the LOC144026024 gene encoding uncharacterized protein LOC144026024 isoform X1 encodes MLVLAYIVDNKELFQQKTFPSTKSYKNMNKSTSKLFFDKDPLIISIRKDCQLFSYACIDHAFSRNDLYQRSLDLHSQMNQLVHVTRVNRALEKQIDFKTKLVKELQTALDIKDACDAFVRDDVSNAATQTEEATEDMHEDDDHNITGQVNPPEVLARRSKRPRTNSSMEVTLS; translated from the exons atgcttgtccttgcatatatagtagacaacaaagagctctttcaacaaaagacatttccatctacaaagtcatacaag aacatgaacaaatcaacaagcaaactcttttttgataaagaccctctaatcatctccatacgcaaagattgccaacttttttcc tatgcatgcattgatcatgctttcagtcgcaacgacttataccagcgcagccttgatcttcattcccaaatgaaccaactagtccatgtgactcgagtcaatcgagcacttgaaaaacagatagacttcaaaaccaagcttgtgaaagaactccagactgcattggatataaaggatgcatgtgatgcatttgtccgtgatg atgtatcaaatgctgccacacagacagaagaagccactgaggacatgcacgaagacgatgatcacaatataacaggacaggttaacccccctgaagttttagcccgcaggtcaaagcgtcctaggactaattcatccatggaggttacattatcctaa
- the LOC144026024 gene encoding uncharacterized protein LOC144026024 isoform X2, with amino-acid sequence MLVLAYIVDNKELFQQKTFPSTKSYKNMNKSTSKFSFDKDPLIISIRKDCQLFSYACIDHAFSRNDLYQRSLDLHSQMNQLVHVTRVNRALEKQIDFKTKLVKELQTALDIKDACDAFVRDDVSNAATQTEEATEDMHEDDDHNITGQVNPPEVLARRSKRPRTNSSMEVTLS; translated from the exons atgcttgtccttgcatatatagtagacaacaaagagctctttcaacaaaagacatttccatctacaaagtcatacaag aacatgaacaaatcaacaagcaaattctcttttgataaagaccctctaatcatctccatacgcaaagattgccaacttttttcc tatgcatgcattgatcatgctttcagtcgcaacgacttataccagcgcagccttgatcttcattcccaaatgaaccaactagtccatgtgactcgagtcaatcgagcacttgaaaaacagatagacttcaaaaccaagcttgtgaaagaactccagactgcattggatataaaggatgcatgtgatgcatttgtccgtgatg atgtatcaaatgctgccacacagacagaagaagccactgaggacatgcacgaagacgatgatcacaatataacaggacaggttaacccccctgaagttttagcccgcaggtcaaagcgtcctaggactaattcatccatggaggttacattatcctaa